The Flavobacterium commune genome contains a region encoding:
- a CDS encoding HlyD family secretion protein, with protein MEKKKTNKKFIVIIGSLILLGVVYGSYKYIHSLSHEGTDDAQIEKYMTPIIPRVSGYVKKVYIKDNDFVKKGDTLFTIDQRDYQLKIDEATAALAAAEGNFEVSKADVGSILANISVSDANVKSAGGNIQSAKIKLGLATNDFNRYSNLYKNHTITKQQYEQALAAKQEAENQVRILQQQEKASAFQKSVIQAKSVVSNKETDVAAANIKRAQALLESAKLNLSYTVITAAIDGQVSKIDIQPGQLVQPGQSLFYIINNNEAWVIANFKETQLNKMVAGQKVALKVDAYPDYEFTGTITSFSPATGSRFSILPPDNATGNFVKTIQRLPVKISIDAGNDIEKVKLLRPGMNVDVDVHIK; from the coding sequence ATGGAAAAGAAAAAAACAAACAAAAAATTTATCGTTATAATAGGTTCCTTAATTCTATTAGGCGTTGTATATGGTTCCTACAAATACATTCACTCTCTATCGCACGAAGGAACAGATGATGCGCAGATAGAAAAATACATGACACCAATAATCCCGAGAGTTTCGGGTTATGTAAAAAAAGTCTATATCAAAGACAATGATTTTGTAAAAAAAGGAGATACGCTGTTTACCATTGATCAGAGAGATTACCAATTAAAGATTGACGAAGCTACAGCTGCATTGGCAGCCGCCGAAGGAAATTTTGAAGTTTCAAAAGCAGATGTGGGTAGTATTCTGGCTAATATTTCGGTATCGGATGCCAATGTAAAATCGGCAGGCGGAAATATTCAATCCGCTAAAATCAAATTAGGTTTGGCAACCAATGATTTCAACCGCTACAGCAATTTATATAAAAACCATACGATTACCAAACAGCAATACGAGCAAGCTTTGGCCGCCAAACAGGAAGCCGAAAATCAGGTGCGTATTTTACAACAACAAGAAAAAGCAAGTGCTTTTCAAAAATCGGTTATTCAGGCAAAATCAGTTGTTTCCAACAAAGAAACCGATGTGGCTGCTGCCAATATAAAAAGAGCACAAGCCTTGTTAGAATCAGCTAAATTAAACTTAAGCTATACCGTAATTACAGCAGCTATTGACGGACAGGTTTCTAAAATTGATATTCAACCGGGACAATTAGTACAACCGGGACAATCTTTGTTTTACATTATCAACAACAACGAAGCATGGGTAATTGCTAATTTCAAAGAAACACAGTTAAACAAAATGGTAGCTGGTCAAAAAGTAGCCCTAAAAGTAGATGCTTATCCTGATTATGAATTCACAGGAACCATTACTTCATTTTCTCCGGCAACAGGATCTCGTTTTTCAATTTTACCTCCGGATAATGCAACCGGAAATTTTGTAAAAACAATCCAACGTTTGCCTGTAAAAATTAGTATTGATGCTGGCAACGACATTGAAAAAGTGAAACTATTACGTCCGGGAATGAATGTGGATGTAGATGTACATATAAAATAA